Proteins from a single region of Streptomyces spinoverrucosus:
- a CDS encoding helix-turn-helix transcriptional regulator: MLGGVETRSVSPVFVGRAEELDTLNDALVRAEAGEPQALLVGGEAGVGKTRLVEEFAAAAAGRGAVVALGGCVEIGADGLPFAPFSTALRALRRELPAELAAAAAGQEEELARLLPELGDAGARRHDEEGMARLFELTARLLERVAADRTVVVALEDLHWADASTRHLLAYLFRTLRTGRLVVLATYRSDDIHRRHPLRPLLAELDRLRTVRRLELPRFNREEVACQIAGIHAAEPDPAQVDEIFQRSDGNAFFVEELAVAAHEGSCTGLTDSLRDLLLVRVEALPESAQRVARIVAEGGSTVEYRLLAAVTQLTEDDLIEALRAAVNANILLAAPTGDGYRFRHSLVREAVGDDLLPGERSRLNRRYAEALEADPSLVPADQVVTRLASYWYHANDAAKALPAVLAASVAARRRDAYSEQLRLLERAMELWDAAPEDVRAGLRPVDYTASFPPCGCDPATTPLRYLDLMAEAAVAGRFSGERERAMKIIRRALSILEDENDPLRAAWFWTQRSRLVQSLARGDGWQELATAQELLRGLPPSEVHAEVLTTVANWSMLHQPGPEALAAAERAVQYARMVGTREIELNARLTLGSLTVDAGDVEAGLAAMYEVKERALQEGFAYVAGRAYVNLPSVLEATGRSREAASILEQGTAFARKLGLLDTEAWVWANLSESLYSLGRWQEAEQAAANVFRRGQSGKPRGTGAVGLAHLALGRGDVAEAKRQLAAARAAFGSHDPMPQQWLPMATIAVGIAAVEGRILDARAELHAALDAGTPPGTQQYGWPLLLAAATAEADARALPVAEQGRAEALDRIVTAVKTLTTKAPIWLAHEHWVRAELHRAEGRATPDTWTPVVTAFERLERPYDLARVRHRLAEALLATGATEHRERVTELLRVVHAVADHLDARCLADAVTVLAQRARLGLAPARESDADPAQALGLTTRERDVLRLVAHGRTNRQIAEELFISPKTASVHVSNILAKLGVSGRGEAAAVAHRLGLFPSETLTSRTAG, encoded by the coding sequence ATGCTCGGGGGCGTGGAGACCAGGTCCGTCAGTCCGGTGTTCGTCGGCCGCGCCGAGGAGTTGGACACGCTGAACGACGCGCTCGTCCGTGCCGAAGCGGGCGAGCCGCAGGCGTTGCTGGTGGGCGGTGAGGCCGGCGTCGGAAAGACCCGGCTCGTCGAGGAGTTCGCCGCCGCGGCCGCCGGCAGGGGAGCCGTCGTCGCGCTGGGCGGCTGTGTCGAGATCGGCGCCGACGGGCTGCCCTTCGCTCCGTTCTCCACGGCGCTGCGCGCCCTGCGCCGTGAACTGCCCGCCGAGCTGGCCGCCGCGGCCGCCGGCCAGGAAGAGGAACTCGCCCGGCTGCTGCCAGAGTTGGGCGACGCGGGCGCCCGCCGTCATGACGAGGAGGGCATGGCCCGCCTCTTCGAGCTCACCGCCCGCCTCCTGGAGCGCGTCGCCGCCGACCGCACGGTCGTCGTCGCCCTGGAGGACCTGCACTGGGCCGACGCCTCCACCCGCCACCTCCTCGCCTATCTCTTCCGCACCCTGCGCACCGGCCGCCTCGTCGTCCTCGCCACCTACCGATCCGATGACATCCACCGCCGCCACCCACTGCGCCCCCTGCTCGCCGAACTCGACCGGCTGCGCACGGTCCGGCGCCTCGAACTCCCCCGTTTCAACCGCGAGGAAGTGGCCTGCCAGATCGCCGGCATCCACGCCGCCGAACCCGACCCCGCCCAGGTCGACGAGATCTTCCAACGCTCCGACGGCAACGCCTTCTTCGTCGAGGAACTCGCCGTCGCCGCCCACGAGGGCTCCTGCACCGGCCTCACCGACTCCCTGCGCGATCTGCTCCTCGTCCGCGTCGAGGCGCTGCCCGAGAGCGCCCAGCGGGTCGCCCGGATCGTCGCCGAGGGCGGCTCCACCGTCGAGTACCGGCTGCTCGCCGCCGTCACCCAGCTCACCGAGGACGACCTCATCGAGGCGCTGCGCGCGGCCGTGAACGCCAACATCCTGCTCGCCGCCCCCACCGGCGACGGCTACCGCTTCCGGCACTCCCTGGTCCGCGAGGCCGTCGGCGACGACCTGCTGCCCGGCGAACGCTCCCGCCTCAACCGCCGCTACGCCGAGGCTCTGGAGGCCGACCCGAGCCTCGTCCCCGCCGACCAGGTCGTCACCCGCCTGGCCAGCTACTGGTACCACGCGAACGACGCCGCCAAGGCCCTGCCCGCCGTCCTCGCCGCCTCCGTCGCCGCCCGCCGCCGTGACGCCTACTCCGAGCAACTGCGGCTCCTGGAACGCGCGATGGAGCTCTGGGACGCCGCCCCCGAGGACGTACGCGCCGGGCTGCGGCCCGTCGACTACACGGCGTCCTTCCCACCCTGCGGCTGCGACCCGGCGACCACCCCGCTGCGCTACCTCGACCTGATGGCCGAGGCCGCCGTCGCCGGCCGCTTCAGCGGCGAACGCGAACGCGCCATGAAGATCATCCGGCGCGCCCTGAGCATCCTGGAGGACGAGAACGACCCCCTGCGCGCCGCCTGGTTCTGGACCCAGCGCTCCCGGCTGGTGCAGTCCCTCGCACGGGGCGACGGCTGGCAGGAACTGGCCACCGCGCAGGAGCTGCTGCGCGGCCTGCCGCCCTCCGAGGTGCACGCCGAGGTCCTCACCACCGTCGCCAACTGGTCGATGCTGCACCAGCCCGGCCCCGAGGCCCTCGCCGCCGCCGAGCGAGCCGTTCAGTACGCACGCATGGTCGGCACCCGCGAGATCGAACTGAACGCCCGCCTCACCCTCGGCAGCCTCACCGTCGACGCGGGCGACGTCGAGGCGGGGCTCGCCGCGATGTACGAGGTCAAGGAACGCGCCCTTCAGGAAGGCTTCGCCTACGTCGCCGGACGCGCGTATGTGAACCTGCCCTCTGTCCTCGAAGCCACCGGCCGCTCCCGCGAGGCCGCCTCGATCCTGGAGCAAGGCACCGCCTTCGCCCGGAAGCTCGGCCTGCTCGACACCGAGGCGTGGGTATGGGCCAACCTCTCCGAGTCGCTGTACAGCCTCGGCCGCTGGCAGGAGGCCGAACAGGCCGCGGCGAACGTGTTTCGGCGCGGACAGAGCGGCAAGCCCCGAGGCACCGGCGCCGTGGGCCTGGCCCATCTGGCCCTGGGCCGGGGCGATGTGGCCGAGGCCAAGCGCCAACTGGCCGCCGCCCGCGCGGCGTTCGGCTCGCACGACCCCATGCCCCAGCAGTGGCTGCCGATGGCCACCATCGCCGTCGGCATCGCCGCCGTGGAGGGCCGCATCCTCGACGCCCGCGCCGAACTGCACGCCGCCCTGGACGCCGGCACCCCACCCGGCACCCAGCAGTACGGCTGGCCGCTGCTGCTGGCCGCCGCCACCGCCGAGGCCGACGCCCGTGCCCTGCCCGTCGCCGAGCAGGGCCGCGCGGAGGCACTCGACCGCATCGTCACCGCCGTCAAGACCCTCACCACGAAGGCCCCCATCTGGCTCGCCCACGAACACTGGGTCCGCGCCGAACTGCACCGCGCCGAGGGCCGCGCCACCCCCGACACCTGGACCCCGGTCGTCACCGCCTTCGAGCGGCTGGAGCGCCCCTACGACCTCGCCCGCGTGCGCCACCGCCTGGCCGAGGCCCTGCTCGCCACCGGCGCCACGGAGCACCGCGAGCGCGTCACGGAGCTGCTGCGCGTCGTCCACGCCGTCGCCGACCACCTCGACGCCCGCTGCCTGGCCGACGCCGTCACCGTCCTCGCCCAGCGCGCCCGCCTCGGCCTGGCCCCGGCGCGGGAGTCCGACGCCGACCCCGCCCAGGCCCTGGGCCTCACCACCCGCGAACGCGATGTCCTGCGCCTGGTCGCCCACGGCCGCACCAACCGCCAGATCGCCGAGGAACTCTTCATCTCCCCCAAGACGGCCAGCGTCCATGTCTCCAACATCCTGGCCAAACTCGGCGTCTCCGGGCGAGGAGAGGCGGCGGCGGTGGCGCATCGGCTGGGACTGTTCCCGTCCGAAACGCTCACCTCGCGGACCGCCGGCTGA
- a CDS encoding GNAT family N-acetyltransferase: MYAISLGDDGARLRPLEPWHAEEFLAHLDRGRDFITRHIPFGSKATDLDSARALLQSYADKRATDSGFLHGVWLDGKLVGGVLFRVFDAATGVCELGCWLEPAATGRGLITRASRVLIDWAFDERGMHRVEWHAASDNTASINVARRLGMTREGVLRESYPWRGVRQDYEIWAVLAPEWARARARGAHNDH; this comes from the coding sequence ATGTACGCGATATCCCTGGGTGACGACGGAGCGCGGCTGCGACCCCTGGAGCCCTGGCACGCCGAGGAGTTCCTCGCCCACCTCGACCGGGGGCGGGACTTCATCACCCGGCACATCCCGTTCGGATCCAAGGCCACCGACCTCGACTCCGCCCGGGCCCTGCTCCAGTCCTACGCCGACAAGCGCGCCACCGACAGCGGCTTCCTGCACGGCGTCTGGCTGGACGGCAAGCTTGTCGGCGGTGTCCTCTTCCGCGTCTTCGACGCCGCCACCGGGGTCTGCGAGCTCGGCTGCTGGCTGGAACCGGCGGCCACCGGACGCGGCCTCATCACGCGCGCGTCCCGCGTCCTGATCGACTGGGCGTTCGACGAGCGCGGTATGCACCGGGTGGAGTGGCACGCGGCGTCCGACAACACGGCCAGCATCAACGTGGCACGCCGGCTGGGCATGACCCGGGAGGGCGTGCTGCGCGAGAGCTATCCCTGGCGGGGCGTGCGGCAGGACTACGAGATCTGGGCGGTGCTGGCGCCGGAGTGGGCGCGGGCACGCGCGCGTGGCGCTCACAACGATCATTAA
- a CDS encoding MMPL family transporter, whose protein sequence is MAALARWCVRNRLVAVLLWLLAFGGVTAAAAATGTAYSNDYQVPGTESGRAGQLLKEGFPDLGGAAGTVVWHTETGSVRAADVEQTMTRTLHAVAQLPGVATVVSPYDGQGAGQISEDGRTAYATVAFREQSQDIDESEARAVVDRAKDAEADGLQVELGGTAIGLTDPSGGHLAEIVGVVVAAVVLFLAFGSLAASLLPIATALVGVGTAYAGIVLLGHAMTVADFAPMLGMLIGLGVGIDYALFIVTRHRRGLKRGLDVTEAAATAVATTGRAVVFAGATVCIALLGMLILQLGFLNGVAIAASLTVVLTVAASVTLLPALLSFIGMRALSRRERRRLDEHGPEPELPTGFAARWSAFVERHPKKLGAVALAVITLLALPTLTLRLGTSDQGNNPESTTTRKAYDLLADGFGPGVNGPLTLVTEIHGAEDRLAVDSLGSSLRATEGVAAVTPVTYDSGGHTAYLTVVPESPPQSASTSALVDRLRTEVLPRAEAGTSLDVRVGGVTAAYDDFAEVIVDKLPLFVGVVIGLGCVLLLLAFRSVGIPLKAAAMNVAAVAASFGVVVTIFQWGWGSELLGLGRAGPIEPFLPVIMVSVLFGLSMDYQVFLVSRMYEEWLETGDNRRAVRVGLAETSRVINSAAVIMISVFLAFVLSGDRVIAMFGIALAAAVALDAFVLRTLLVPALMHLLGGANWWLPRWLDRYLPRISIEPPESRAEQKKLADVDAEREKLTDVVDVLEKERGSDVRDIPG, encoded by the coding sequence GTGGCAGCCCTCGCCCGTTGGTGTGTTCGGAACCGCTTGGTCGCCGTTCTCCTGTGGCTCCTTGCCTTCGGCGGGGTGACCGCTGCCGCCGCCGCGACCGGCACGGCGTACTCGAACGACTACCAGGTCCCGGGCACCGAGTCGGGCCGGGCCGGTCAACTGCTGAAGGAGGGCTTCCCGGACCTGGGCGGCGCCGCGGGCACGGTCGTCTGGCACACCGAGACCGGCTCGGTCCGAGCCGCCGACGTCGAACAGACGATGACCCGCACCCTGCACGCCGTCGCCCAACTGCCCGGCGTGGCCACCGTGGTGAGCCCGTACGACGGTCAGGGCGCGGGCCAGATCAGCGAGGACGGCCGTACCGCCTACGCCACCGTCGCCTTCCGCGAACAGTCCCAGGACATCGACGAGTCCGAGGCGCGGGCCGTCGTGGACAGGGCCAAGGACGCCGAGGCCGACGGGCTCCAGGTGGAGCTGGGCGGCACCGCGATCGGCCTCACCGACCCGTCCGGCGGGCATCTCGCCGAGATCGTCGGCGTGGTGGTCGCCGCCGTCGTGCTGTTCCTCGCCTTCGGCTCGCTCGCCGCGTCCCTGCTGCCCATCGCCACCGCACTGGTCGGCGTCGGCACCGCGTACGCCGGGATCGTGCTGCTCGGGCACGCCATGACCGTCGCCGACTTCGCGCCCATGCTGGGCATGCTGATCGGGCTCGGCGTCGGCATCGACTACGCGCTGTTCATCGTCACCCGGCACCGGCGCGGCCTGAAACGCGGCCTGGACGTCACCGAGGCGGCCGCAACGGCCGTCGCCACCACGGGACGTGCGGTGGTGTTCGCGGGTGCGACCGTTTGCATCGCGCTGCTGGGGATGCTGATACTCCAGCTCGGCTTCCTCAACGGCGTCGCCATCGCGGCCTCGTTGACGGTCGTACTCACCGTCGCCGCCTCCGTGACCCTGCTGCCCGCCCTGCTGTCCTTCATCGGCATGCGCGCGCTCAGCCGCCGCGAACGCCGCCGACTGGACGAGCACGGCCCCGAACCCGAGCTGCCCACCGGGTTCGCCGCCCGCTGGTCCGCCTTCGTCGAACGGCACCCCAAGAAGCTCGGCGCCGTCGCCCTCGCCGTCATCACGCTGCTCGCCCTGCCCACCCTCACGCTCCGCCTCGGCACCTCCGACCAGGGCAACAACCCCGAGTCGACGACCACCAGGAAGGCCTACGACCTCCTCGCCGACGGCTTCGGCCCCGGCGTCAACGGACCCCTCACCCTGGTCACCGAGATCCACGGCGCCGAGGACCGGCTCGCCGTCGACAGCCTCGGCAGCAGCCTGCGCGCCACCGAGGGCGTAGCCGCCGTGACACCGGTGACGTACGACTCCGGCGGCCACACCGCCTACCTCACCGTCGTACCCGAGTCGCCCCCGCAGTCGGCGAGCACCAGTGCCCTCGTCGACCGGCTGCGCACCGAGGTGCTGCCGCGCGCCGAGGCCGGCACCTCGCTCGACGTGCGCGTCGGCGGGGTCACGGCCGCCTACGACGACTTCGCCGAGGTGATCGTCGACAAGTTGCCGCTGTTCGTCGGCGTGGTCATCGGGCTCGGCTGTGTGCTGCTGCTGCTCGCCTTCCGGTCCGTCGGCATCCCGCTGAAGGCCGCCGCGATGAACGTCGCCGCCGTCGCCGCCTCGTTCGGGGTGGTCGTCACGATCTTCCAGTGGGGCTGGGGGAGCGAACTGCTCGGCCTCGGCCGGGCCGGCCCGATCGAGCCGTTCCTCCCCGTGATCATGGTGTCGGTGCTCTTCGGGCTCTCCATGGACTACCAGGTCTTCCTGGTCAGCCGCATGTACGAGGAGTGGCTGGAGACCGGCGACAACCGGCGCGCCGTCCGGGTCGGCCTCGCCGAGACCAGCCGGGTGATCAACTCCGCCGCGGTCATCATGATCTCGGTCTTCCTCGCCTTCGTGCTCAGCGGCGACCGTGTGATCGCCATGTTCGGCATCGCGCTCGCCGCCGCCGTCGCCCTGGACGCCTTCGTGCTCCGTACGCTGCTGGTGCCCGCCCTCATGCATCTGCTCGGCGGCGCCAACTGGTGGCTGCCCCGCTGGCTGGACCGGTACCTGCCCCGGATCAGCATCGAGCCGCCCGAGTCCCGCGCCGAGCAGAAAAAGCTCGCGGACGTCGACGCCGAACGTGAGAAGCTCACCGACGTCGTGGACGTACTGGAGAAGGAGCGGGGTTCGGATGTACGCGATATCCCTGGGTGA
- a CDS encoding SAM-dependent methyltransferase — MPDLTERLTDKRYPRSSQYDPRWVIDHQMGPHPLWLLEWLAPALGLDSLPPRARVLDLGCGRALTSVFLAREYDVQVTAADLWIKPDENAERLAAAGVADRVLPVHAEAHDLPFGEGIFDAIVSIDAYHYFGTDDLYLPTVTRLLKPGGRIGVVVPALREEPEGTEPPEHLKPFWEPAFWSLHSPAWWHRHWIRSGAVTVEAADWQPDGWRDWLRWTEVCAEESPDEFMAGMARREVDMLRADAGRALGFVGLVGQRTS; from the coding sequence ATGCCTGATCTCACCGAGCGACTTACCGACAAGCGCTATCCGCGCAGCAGCCAGTACGACCCGCGCTGGGTCATCGACCACCAGATGGGCCCGCACCCCCTGTGGCTGCTGGAGTGGCTGGCCCCCGCACTCGGCCTCGATTCCCTGCCCCCACGCGCGCGCGTGCTCGACCTCGGCTGCGGCCGCGCGCTCACTTCGGTATTCCTCGCACGGGAGTACGACGTCCAGGTCACCGCCGCCGACCTGTGGATCAAGCCCGACGAGAACGCCGAGCGGCTCGCCGCGGCCGGCGTCGCCGACCGGGTGCTGCCGGTGCACGCCGAGGCGCACGACCTGCCGTTCGGCGAGGGCATCTTCGACGCGATCGTGTCCATCGACGCCTACCACTACTTCGGCACCGACGACCTGTATCTGCCCACGGTCACCCGGCTGCTCAAGCCCGGCGGGCGGATCGGGGTCGTCGTACCGGCGCTGCGGGAGGAGCCGGAGGGCACCGAGCCGCCGGAGCACCTCAAGCCGTTCTGGGAGCCCGCGTTCTGGTCGTTGCACTCCCCCGCCTGGTGGCACCGCCACTGGATCCGCAGCGGGGCCGTGACGGTCGAGGCCGCCGACTGGCAGCCGGACGGCTGGCGGGACTGGCTGCGCTGGACCGAGGTGTGCGCCGAGGAGAGCCCGGACGAGTTCATGGCGGGCATGGCGCGACGCGAGGTGGACATGCTGCGCGCGGACGCGGGGCGCGCGCTGGGCTTCGTAGGACTGGTGGGGCAGCGCACGTCATGA
- the gatB gene encoding Asp-tRNA(Asn)/Glu-tRNA(Gln) amidotransferase subunit GatB, with protein sequence MTTTTDLVSYEDALASYDPVMGLEVHVELGTKTKMFCGCSTALGAEPNTQTCPVCLGLPGALPVMNRTGVESAIRIGLALNCEIAEWCRFARKNYFYPDMPKNFQTSQYDEPIAFNGYLDVQLEDGETFRVEIERAHMEEDTGKSTHVGGATGRIHGASHSLLDYNRAGIPLIEIVTKPIVGAGERAPEVAKAYVRELRELIRALGVSEARMEMGQMRCDVNLSLMPKGADKFGTRSETKNVNSLRSVERAVRFEIQRHAAVLGDGGTVIQETRHFHEDTGTTTSGRTKEEAEDYRYFPEPDLVPVAPAREWVEEIRASLPELPLVRRNRLREEWGISATDMQAILNAGALDPIVATIDAGADATSARKWWMGELARSANESGKALDELAITPAQVARVSDLVSKGDLNDKLARQVIEGVLAGEGTPDEVVDRRGLKVVSDEGALGTAVDEAIAGNPAIADKIRGGKVAAAGALVGAVMKATRGQADAARVKELILQKLGVSEG encoded by the coding sequence GTGACCACCACGACCGACCTGGTGTCGTACGAGGACGCGCTGGCGTCGTACGACCCCGTCATGGGCCTTGAGGTCCATGTCGAACTCGGCACCAAGACCAAGATGTTCTGCGGCTGTTCGACCGCGCTCGGCGCCGAACCGAACACCCAGACCTGCCCCGTCTGCCTCGGCCTGCCCGGCGCGCTCCCGGTCATGAACAGGACCGGCGTCGAGTCCGCCATCAGGATCGGCCTCGCGCTGAACTGCGAGATCGCCGAGTGGTGCCGCTTCGCCCGGAAGAACTACTTCTATCCGGACATGCCGAAGAACTTCCAGACCTCCCAGTACGACGAGCCGATCGCCTTCAACGGCTACCTCGACGTCCAGCTGGAGGACGGCGAGACCTTCCGCGTGGAGATCGAGCGCGCCCACATGGAGGAGGACACCGGCAAGTCCACGCACGTGGGCGGCGCGACCGGCCGTATCCACGGCGCCTCGCACTCGCTGCTGGACTACAACCGCGCCGGTATCCCGCTGATCGAGATCGTCACCAAGCCGATCGTCGGCGCGGGCGAGCGCGCTCCCGAGGTCGCGAAGGCGTACGTCCGTGAGCTGCGCGAGCTGATCCGTGCGCTCGGCGTCTCCGAGGCCCGTATGGAGATGGGCCAGATGCGCTGCGACGTGAACCTGTCGCTGATGCCCAAGGGCGCCGACAAGTTCGGCACGCGCTCGGAGACGAAGAACGTCAACTCCCTGCGCTCCGTGGAGCGTGCGGTGCGCTTCGAGATCCAGCGCCACGCGGCCGTCCTCGGCGACGGCGGCACGGTGATCCAGGAGACCCGCCACTTCCACGAGGACACGGGCACGACGACGTCCGGTCGTACGAAGGAGGAGGCCGAGGACTACCGGTACTTCCCCGAGCCGGACCTGGTGCCGGTGGCCCCGGCCCGTGAGTGGGTCGAGGAGATCCGCGCCTCGCTGCCGGAGCTGCCGCTGGTGCGTCGCAACCGGCTCCGCGAGGAGTGGGGCATCTCCGCCACGGACATGCAGGCGATCCTCAACGCCGGTGCCCTGGACCCGATCGTCGCCACCATCGACGCCGGTGCCGACGCGACCTCCGCCCGCAAGTGGTGGATGGGTGAACTGGCCCGCAGCGCCAACGAGTCGGGCAAGGCGCTCGACGAGCTGGCCATCACGCCGGCCCAGGTCGCCCGGGTCTCCGATCTGGTCTCGAAGGGCGACCTGAACGACAAGCTGGCCCGTCAGGTCATCGAGGGCGTCCTCGCGGGCGAGGGCACCCCGGACGAGGTCGTCGACAGGCGCGGCCTGAAGGTCGTCTCCGACGAGGGCGCGCTCGGCACGGCCGTCGACGAGGCCATCGCCGGCAACCCGGCCATCGCCGACAAGATCCGCGGCGGCAAGGTGGCCGCGGCGGGCGCCCTCGTCGGCGCGGTCATGAAGGCGACCCGGGGGCAGGCCGACGCGGCCCGCGTCAAGGAGCTGATCCTTCAGAAGCTGGGCGTCAGCGAGGGCTGA